In the genome of Shewanella glacialimarina, one region contains:
- a CDS encoding rod shape-determining protein: MFKKLRGIFSNDLSIDLGTANTLIYVRDEGIVLNEPSVVAIRGERNGNGPKSVAAVGTEAKQMLGRTPGNIQAIRPMKDGVIADFYVTEKMLQHFIKQVHNNSFFRPSPRVLVCVPVGATQVERRAIRESAMGAGAREVYLIEEPMAAAIGAGLPVSEATGSMVVDIGGGTTEVAIISLNGVVYSSSVRIGGDKFDDAIINYVRRNYGSLIGEATAERIKHSIGTAYPGDEVLEIEVRGRNLAEGVPRSFTLNSNEILEALQEPLSGIVSAVMVALEQSPPELASDISERGMVLTGGGALLRDLDRLLMQETGIPVMVADDPLTCVARGGGKALEMIDMHGGDLFSEEN, from the coding sequence ATGTTCAAAAAGCTGCGCGGCATTTTTTCTAACGACCTATCGATCGATTTAGGTACGGCAAACACTCTTATTTATGTTCGCGATGAAGGTATCGTGTTAAACGAACCCTCAGTAGTTGCTATTCGTGGTGAGCGAAACGGTAACGGGCCCAAATCAGTGGCAGCAGTCGGAACCGAAGCAAAACAAATGCTTGGCCGAACACCTGGCAATATTCAAGCTATTCGCCCAATGAAAGATGGCGTAATTGCAGATTTTTATGTGACAGAAAAAATGTTGCAGCACTTTATTAAACAAGTGCATAACAATAGCTTTTTCCGCCCAAGTCCTCGCGTATTAGTTTGTGTGCCAGTTGGTGCTACGCAAGTTGAGCGCCGTGCGATACGTGAATCGGCAATGGGTGCAGGTGCTCGTGAGGTTTACTTAATTGAAGAACCTATGGCTGCTGCAATTGGTGCTGGTTTACCAGTATCTGAAGCAACCGGTTCTATGGTTGTCGATATCGGTGGTGGTACTACTGAAGTGGCAATCATTTCGTTAAATGGTGTGGTTTATTCATCATCAGTACGCATTGGTGGTGATAAATTTGATGATGCGATCATCAACTATGTGCGCCGTAATTATGGCTCGTTAATTGGTGAAGCTACCGCAGAACGTATTAAGCACTCTATTGGTACTGCTTACCCAGGTGATGAAGTGCTTGAAATTGAAGTGCGTGGTCGTAACTTGGCCGAAGGTGTTCCAAGAAGCTTTACGTTGAATAGCAACGAGATTTTAGAAGCATTGCAAGAGCCATTATCAGGTATTGTTAGTGCTGTTATGGTTGCCCTTGAGCAATCTCCTCCTGAATTAGCGTCTGATATATCAGAGCGCGGTATGGTACTAACAGGTGGCGGCGCATTACTTCGTGATTTAGATCGCTTATTAATGCAAGAAACCGGCATTCCAGTCATGGTAGCGGATGATCCACTGACGTGTGTTGCGCGTGGCGGTGGTAAAGCGTTAGAAATGATCGATATGCATGGTGGCGATTTGTTCTCTGAAGAGAACTAA